A section of the Triticum dicoccoides isolate Atlit2015 ecotype Zavitan chromosome 7A, WEW_v2.0, whole genome shotgun sequence genome encodes:
- the LOC119329742 gene encoding arogenate dehydrogenase 2, chloroplastic-like — MLSSSTAPSLRLHHHQPARPRRRPPAPAAYGQFQSPAAAPRRHLPAGAAVRARGATIRAIDAAQPFDYESRAAGLLEERQRLKIAIVGFGNFGQFLARTFARQGHTLLAHSRSDHSSLAASLGAAYFQDPHDLCECHPDVVLLATSILSAEAVLRSLPLHRLRRSTLFVDVLSVKEFPKNLLLTSLPEGFDILCTHPMFGPESARDGWDGLPFVFDRVRVGDSPARRARANAFLNIFEREGCRMVEMCCAEHDAHAAETQFLTHTVGRMLATLELSSTPINTKGYETLLRLVDNTCSDSFDLYNGLFMYNKNSTDLLNRLESAMDSVKKRLFDGLHEVLRKQLFEGKASPPSTATTSHHTDVHRRQLLLEGKPPSPSVPTPNNVTVPK, encoded by the coding sequence ATGCTGTCGTCTTCCACGGCCCCCTCcctccgcctccaccaccaccaaccagcccggccccgccgccgcccgccggccccGGCGGCCTACGGCCAATTCCAGTCGCCCGCCGCGGCCCCCCGCCGCCACCTCCCCGCCGGGGCCGCCGTCCGCGCCCGCGGCGCCACCATCCGCGCCATCGACGCGGCCCAGCCGTTCGACTACGAGTCCCGCGCCGCGGGGCTGCTGGAGGAGCGGCAGCGCCTCAAGATCGCCATCGTCGGGTTCGGCAACTTCGGGCAGTTCCTGGCGCGCACCTTCGCGCGGCAGGGCCACACGCTGCTCGCCCACTCCCGCTCCGACCactcctccctcgccgcctccctcggcgCCGCCTACTTCCAGGACCCGCACGACCTCTGCGAGTGCCACCCGGACGTCGTCCTCCTCGCCACCTCCATCCTCTCCGCCGAGGCCGTGCTCCGCTCGCTCCCGCTCCACCGCCTCCGCCGCAGCACGCTCTTCGTCGACGTCCTCTCCGTCAAGGAGTTCCCCAAGAACCTCCTCCTCACCTCCCTCCCGGAGGGCTTCGACATCCTCTGCACCCACCCCATGTTCGGCCCGGAGTCGGCCCGCGACGGCTGGGACGGCCTCCCCTTCGTCTTCGACAGGGTCCGCGTCGGCGACTCCCCGGCCCGCCGCGCCCGCGCCAACGCCTTCCTCAACATATTCGAGCGCGAGGGGTGCCGCATGGTGGAGATGTGCTGCGCCGAGCACGACGCGCACGCCGCCGAGACGCAGTTCCTCACGCACACCGTCGGCCGGATGCTCGCCACGCTCGAGCTCAGCTCCACCCCAATCAACACCAAGGGCTACGAGACGCTGCTCCGCCTCGTGGACAATACCTGCAGCGACAGCTTCGACCTCTACAACGGCCTCTTCATGTACAACAAGAACTCGACGGACCTGCTCAACCGCCTCGAGTCCGCCATGGACTCCGTCAAGAAGAGGCTCTTCGACGGCCTCCACGAGGTGCTCCGGAAGCAGCTCTTCGAGGGCAAGGCCTCGCCGCCCAGCACTGCCACCACCAGCCACCACACCGACGTGCACCGGAGGCAGCTCCTCCTGGAGGGCAAGCCCCCCTCACCCTCAGTGCCCACCCCCAACAACGTCACCGTCCCCAAGTAG